One Brassica oleracea var. oleracea cultivar TO1000 chromosome C7, BOL, whole genome shotgun sequence genomic window carries:
- the LOC106306831 gene encoding serine/threonine-protein kinase MHK isoform X1: MERYKFLEELGDGTCGSVYKAVNLETYEVVAVKKMKRKFYYWEECMNLREVKALRKLNHPHIIKLKEIAREHNELFFIFECMDHNLYQIMKEREQRPFSEGEIRSFMSQMLQGLSHMHKNGYFHRDLKPENLLVTNNILKIADFGLAREVASMPPYTEYVSTRWYRAPEVLLQSSSYTPAVDMWAVGAILAELFAISPLFPGESEIDQLYKICSVLGKPDWTTFPEAKSISRIMSISHTEFPQTRIADLLPNASPEAIDLITRLCSWDPLKRPTADEALNHPFFNMATQASYPLHDLELRLNTMAAEMPNLELNLWDFNTKQDECFLGLTLAVKPSAPKLEMVCNASQDMSENFLFCPMVNNDREPSVFWSLLSPDENRVHAPVESCPLSLSFSPVQQHTSVGPPPQSTTGFTMGSSMQPNMLDRPWMAVSAPFQQTHYL, translated from the exons ATGGAAAG ATATAAGTTTCTGGAAGAGCTTGGTGATGGTACATGTGGCAGTGTATATAAGGCTGTCAATCTTGAAACATATGAAGTT GTTGCTGTTAAGAAGATGAAGCGAAAGTTTTATTATTGGGAAGAGTGCATGAATCTGCGAGAAGTAAAG GCTCTTCGTAAGCTAAACCATCCTCACATCATAAAGTTGAAGGAGATTGCGAGGGAACATAACGAGCTTTTCTTCATCTTTGAGTGCATG GATCACAATCTATACCAAATAATGAAAGAAAGGGAACAAAGACCTTTCTCTGAGGGAGAGATAAGAAGTTTCATGTCTCAGATGCTTCAAGGCCTCTCACACATGCATAAAAATGGTTACTTCCATAGAGACCTGAAACCAG AGAATTTGCTGGTGACCAACAACATCCTGAAAATTGCTGACTTTGGACTGGCTAGAGAAGTTGCATCTATGCCTCCTTATACTGAATATGTGTCTACACGTTG GTATCGAGCTCCAGAAGTTTTACTACAGTCTTCCTCATACACTCCTGCAGTTG ACATGTGGGCAGTGGGGGCAATATTAGCTGAGCTTTTCGCTATTTCTCCCTTATTTCCTGGTGAAAG TGAGATAGATCAACTATACAAGATTTGCTCTGTTCTTGGCAAGCCTGACTGGACCACATTTCCTGAAGCAAAAAGCATATCTCGGATCATGAGCATTAGCCACACAGAG TTTCCTCAAACAAGGATTGCTGATCTACTCCCCAATGCTTCCCCTGAAGCTATTGATTTGATCACT AGACTTTGCTCATGGGATCCATTGAAACGACCCACTGCTGATGAGGCGCTAAACCATCCCTTCTTCAAT ATGGCTACGCAGGCTTCTTATCCTCTACATGACCTTGAGTTGAGGCTTAACACCATGG CAGCGGAGATGCCTAACCTTGAGCTTAACCTCTGGGACTTCAACACAAAACAAGATGAATGTTTTCTCGGCTTGACCCTGGCTGTAAAACCAAGTGCTCCTAAACTAG AAATGGTCTGCAATGCATCTCAGGACATGAGTGAG AACTTTCTCTTTTGCCCTATGGTTAACAATGATCGTGAACCATCAG TTTTCTGGTCTCTGCTCTCCCCTGATGAAAACCGCGTCCACGCACCTGTTGAATCATGTCCTCTATCTCTGTCCTTCAG TCCAGTGCAGCAACACACAAGCGTGGGACCTCCACCACAGTCAACAACAGGGTTCACCATGGGATCATCAATGCAACCGAACATGTTGGACCGCCCATGGATGGCTGTGTCTGCGCCGTTTCAACAAACTCATTACCTCTGA
- the LOC106306831 gene encoding serine/threonine-protein kinase MHK isoform X2 yields MERYKFLEELGDGTCGSVYKAVNLETYEVVAVKKMKRKFYYWEECMNLREVKALRKLNHPHIIKLKEIAREHNELFFIFECMDHNLYQIMKEREQRPFSEGEIRSFMSQMLQGLSHMHKNGYFHRDLKPENLLVTNNILKIADFGLAREVASMPPYTEYVSTRWYRAPEVLLQSSSYTPAVDMWAVGAILAELFAISPLFPGESEIDQLYKICSVLGKPDWTTFPEAKSISRIMSISHTEFPQTRIADLLPNASPEAIDLITRLCSWDPLKRPTADEALNHPFFNMATQASYPLHDLELRLNTMAEMPNLELNLWDFNTKQDECFLGLTLAVKPSAPKLEMVCNASQDMSENFLFCPMVNNDREPSVFWSLLSPDENRVHAPVESCPLSLSFSPVQQHTSVGPPPQSTTGFTMGSSMQPNMLDRPWMAVSAPFQQTHYL; encoded by the exons ATGGAAAG ATATAAGTTTCTGGAAGAGCTTGGTGATGGTACATGTGGCAGTGTATATAAGGCTGTCAATCTTGAAACATATGAAGTT GTTGCTGTTAAGAAGATGAAGCGAAAGTTTTATTATTGGGAAGAGTGCATGAATCTGCGAGAAGTAAAG GCTCTTCGTAAGCTAAACCATCCTCACATCATAAAGTTGAAGGAGATTGCGAGGGAACATAACGAGCTTTTCTTCATCTTTGAGTGCATG GATCACAATCTATACCAAATAATGAAAGAAAGGGAACAAAGACCTTTCTCTGAGGGAGAGATAAGAAGTTTCATGTCTCAGATGCTTCAAGGCCTCTCACACATGCATAAAAATGGTTACTTCCATAGAGACCTGAAACCAG AGAATTTGCTGGTGACCAACAACATCCTGAAAATTGCTGACTTTGGACTGGCTAGAGAAGTTGCATCTATGCCTCCTTATACTGAATATGTGTCTACACGTTG GTATCGAGCTCCAGAAGTTTTACTACAGTCTTCCTCATACACTCCTGCAGTTG ACATGTGGGCAGTGGGGGCAATATTAGCTGAGCTTTTCGCTATTTCTCCCTTATTTCCTGGTGAAAG TGAGATAGATCAACTATACAAGATTTGCTCTGTTCTTGGCAAGCCTGACTGGACCACATTTCCTGAAGCAAAAAGCATATCTCGGATCATGAGCATTAGCCACACAGAG TTTCCTCAAACAAGGATTGCTGATCTACTCCCCAATGCTTCCCCTGAAGCTATTGATTTGATCACT AGACTTTGCTCATGGGATCCATTGAAACGACCCACTGCTGATGAGGCGCTAAACCATCCCTTCTTCAAT ATGGCTACGCAGGCTTCTTATCCTCTACATGACCTTGAGTTGAGGCTTAACACCATGG CGGAGATGCCTAACCTTGAGCTTAACCTCTGGGACTTCAACACAAAACAAGATGAATGTTTTCTCGGCTTGACCCTGGCTGTAAAACCAAGTGCTCCTAAACTAG AAATGGTCTGCAATGCATCTCAGGACATGAGTGAG AACTTTCTCTTTTGCCCTATGGTTAACAATGATCGTGAACCATCAG TTTTCTGGTCTCTGCTCTCCCCTGATGAAAACCGCGTCCACGCACCTGTTGAATCATGTCCTCTATCTCTGTCCTTCAG TCCAGTGCAGCAACACACAAGCGTGGGACCTCCACCACAGTCAACAACAGGGTTCACCATGGGATCATCAATGCAACCGAACATGTTGGACCGCCCATGGATGGCTGTGTCTGCGCCGTTTCAACAAACTCATTACCTCTGA